The following proteins come from a genomic window of Neofelis nebulosa isolate mNeoNeb1 chromosome 5, mNeoNeb1.pri, whole genome shotgun sequence:
- the MFSD1 gene encoding major facilitator superfamily domain-containing protein 1 isoform X2 encodes MGEDDEEARALLEGSPSEAGRGASAVPAVPRALPALCDPSRLAHRLLVLLLMCFLGFGSYFCYDNPAALQTQVKRDMQVNTTKFMLLYAWYSWPNVVLCFFGGFLIDRVFGIRWGTIIFSCFVCIGQVVFALGGIFNAFWLMEFGRFVFGIGGESLAVAQNTYAVSWFKGKELNLVFGLQLSMARIGSTVNMNLMGWLYSKVEASLGSAGHTTLGVTLLIGGITCVLSLICALVLAYLDQRAERILHKEQGKTGEVIKLTDVKDFSLPLWLIFIICVCYYVAVFPFIGLGKVFFTEKFGFSPQAASAVNSIVYVISAPMSPIFGLLVDKTGKNIIWVLCAVVTTLAAHILLAFTLWNPWIAMCLLGISYSLLACALWPMVAFVVPEHQLGTAYGFMQSIQNLGLAIISIIAGMILDTRGYLFLEVFFIACVSLSLLSVVLLYVVNRARGGNLNYSARQREEVKLSHAE; translated from the exons ATGGGAGAGGACGATGAGGAAGCGCGGGCGCTGCTGGAAGGCAGCCCCAGTGAGGCTGGCAGAGGTGCCTCGGCCGTTCCCGCTGTCCCCCGGGCGCTGCCGGCCCTTTGCGACCCCAGTCGCCTGGCGCACCGGCTTTTGGTGCTGTTGCTGATGTGCTTCCTAGGCTTCG GCAGCTATTTTTGCTATGATAATCCTGCTGCTCTTCAGACTCAAGTCAAACGG gATATGCAGGTGAATACCACGAAATTCATGCTGCTGTATGCCTGGTATTCTTGGCCCAatgtagttttgtgtttttttggtggCTTTTTGATAGACCGAGTATTTGGAATACG ATGGGGCACCATTATTTTTAGCTGCTTTGTTTGCATTGGACAG GTAGTTTTTGCTCTGGGTGGAATATTTAATGCTTTTTGGCTGATGGAATTTGGAAGGTTTGTGTTTGG GATTGGTGGCGAGTCCTTAGCAGTTGCCCAAAATACATATGCTGTGAGTTGGTTTAAAGGCAAAGAATTAAACTTGGTGTTTGGACTCCAACTTAGCATGGCTAGAATT ggAAGTACAGTAAACATGAACCTCATGGGATGGCTGTATTCTAAGGTTGAAGCTTCGTTGGGTTCTGCTGGTCACACAACCCTTGGGGTCACACTTCTGATTG GAGGTATAACATGTGTTCTTTCACTAATCTGTGCCTTGGTTCTCGCTTACTTGGATCAGAGAGCAGAACGAATCCTTcataaagaacaaggaaaaacAG gtgAAGTTATTAAGTTAACTGATGTGAAGGACTTCTCCTTACCCCTGTGGCTGATATTTATCATCTGTGTCTGCTATTACGTGGCAGTCTTCCCTTTCATTGGACTTGGGAA agttttctttaCAGAGAAATTTGGTTTTTCTCCCCAGGCAGCAAGTGCTGTTAACAG TATTGTGTATGTCATATCAGCTCCGATGTCCCCAATATTTGGGCTCCTGGTGGATAAAACAGGGAAGAACATCATCTGGGTTTTGTGTGCAGTGGTTACCACTCTTGCTGCCCACATCTTGCTGGCCTTCACACTGTGGAATCCTTGGATTGCTATG TGTCTCCTGGGAATCTCCTATTCGTTACTTGCCTGTGCATTGTGGCCAATGGTGGCGTTTGTAGTTCCTGAACATCAGCTAGGAACCGCATATGGCTT CATGCAGTCCATTCAGAATCTTGGGTTGGCGATCATTTCCATTATTGCTGGCATGATATTGGATACTCGGGGATATTTGTTTTTAGAAGTTTTCTTCATTGCCTGTGTTTCCT TGTCACTTTTATCTGTGGTCTTACTCTATGTGGTGAATCGTGCTCGAG